In Perca fluviatilis chromosome 3, GENO_Pfluv_1.0, whole genome shotgun sequence, the following proteins share a genomic window:
- the LOC120556121 gene encoding uncharacterized protein LOC120556121, whose product MRTRGNHVFGGGGMGQTRKRSGIWMHFSNKGNDKAECNICRSNLSHKSGSTNNLHRHLKSHHPWAQVAVDVRRRRSYDNDDQDNPASVEVALEDSDTYTTVNDADINSASNGILEAAQGSLAEQITHEEASDDRSVKCRQKKRSLVWRHYEYLDSLAAARCRICMKKLQCHKGSSTSNLHRHLSKRHPGVFSQLVAVKQHPPPPHSSQGSNANGDTSTPPETVGAPEKQRQFSVEVALEDSDTYTTVNDADINSAINGILEAAQGSLAGQTTNEEASDDRSVKRRRNKHSLVWRHYEYLDSLAAARCRICMKKLQCHKGSSTGNLHRHLSKRHPGVFSQLVAVKQHPPPPHSSQGSNANVEVALEDSDTYTTVNGADNSSASNGILEAAQGSLAEQTTHEEASDDRSVKCRQKKRSLVWRHYEYLDSLAAARCRICMKKLQCFKGSSTSNLHRHLSKRHPGVFSQLVAVKQHPPPPHSSQGSNDNGDTSTPPETVGAPEKQRQFSGKVKVSRASEGEKRVLRREQELIEALRRVQKEEARALEHQRELLENLRAVNAREAAAERQQIESLRKAQLEEAKDLSRQREEVQKEKTELQKKWEELQQEREERDLLLSREHQAS is encoded by the exons ATGAGAACAAGAGGTAACCatgtgtttgggggggggggaatgggCCAAACTCGAAAACGCAGCGGCATTTGGATGCACTTCAGCAATAAAGGCAACGATAAAGCGGAGTGTAATATTTGCAGATCAAACTTATCACATAAATCCGGGTCAACAAACAATCTTCACCGCCACTTAAAATCACATCATCCATGGGCGCAAGTGGCCGTGGATGTGAGACGACGACGAAGTTATGATAATGATGACCAAGACAACCCTGCATCAG TGGAGGTGGCTCTGGAGGACTCTGACACCTATACCACGGTGAATGATGCTGATATTAATTCTGCCAGTAATGGCATCCTGGAGGCTGCACAAGGAAGTCTAGCAGAACAAATAACACATGAAGAGGCGAGTGATGACCGCTCTGTGAAATGTAGGCAGAAAAAACGCAGCTTGGTTTGGAGGCACTACGAATACCTGGACAGTTTGGCTGCTGCTCGTTGCCGCATTTGCATGAAGAAGTTACAGTGCCATAAAGGCAGCAGCACCAGCAACCTGCATCGGCACTTGTCAAAGAGACACCCAGGGGTCTTTTCTCAGCTGGTAGCAGTCAAGCAGCACCCACCACCACCCCACTCATCACAGGGCTCAAATGCTAACGGTGACACATCGACACCACCAGAAACTGTTGGGGCCCCAGAGAAGCAGAGACAGTTTTCAG TGGAGGTTGCTCTGGAGGACTCTGACACCTATACCACGGTGAATGATGCTGATATTAATTCTGCCATTAATGGCATCCTGGAAGCTGCACAAGGAAGTCTAGCAGGACAAACAACAAATGAAGAGGCGAGTGATGACCGCTCTGTGAAACGTAGACGGAATAAACACAGCTTGGTTTGGAGGCACTACGAATACCTGGACAGTTTGGCTGCTGCTCGTTGCCGCATTTGCATGAAGAAGTTACAGTGCCATAAAGGCAGCAGCACCGGCAACCTGCATCGCCACTTGTCAAAGAGACACCCAGGGGTCTTTTCTCAGCTGGTAGCAGTCAAGCAGCACCCACCACCACCCCACTCATCACAGGGCTCAAATGCTAACG TGGAGGTGGCTCTGGAGGACTCTGACACCTATACCACGGTGAATGGTGCTGATAATAGTTCTGCCAGTAATGGCATCCTGGAGGCTGCACAAGGAAGTCTAGCAGAACAAACAACACATGAAGAGGCGAGTGATGACCGCTCTGTGAAATGTAGGCAGAAAAAACGCAGCTTGGTTTGGAGGCACTACGAATACCTGGACAGTTTGGCTGCTGCTCGTTGCCGCATTTGCATGAAGAAGTTACAGTGCTTTAAAGGCAGCAGCACCAGCAACCTGCATCGGCACTTGTCAAAGAGACACCCAGGGGTCTTTTCTCAGCTGGTAGCAGTCAAGCAGCACCCACCACCACCCCACTCATCACAGGGCTCAAATGATAACGGTGACACATCGACACCACCAGAAACTGTTGGGGCCCCAGAGAAGCAGAGACAGTTTTCGG GCAAAGTGAAAGTTTCAAGAGCTTCTGAAGGAGAAAAGCGTGTGTTAAGGAGAGAGCAGGAGCTGATAGAAGCTCTGAGGAGAGTGCAGAAGGAGGAAGCTCGGGCTCTGGAGCATCAGAGGGAGCTGCTCGAGAATCTGCGTGCAGTGAATGCCAGGGAGGCAGCTGCAGAGAGGCAGCAGATTGAGTCACTGAGGAAAGCACAGCTAGAGGAAGCCAAAGACTTGagtagacagagagaagaggtcCAGAAGGAAAAGACAGAGCTGCAGAAGAAATGGGAAGAGCTTCAGCAGGAAAGAGAAGAACGTGACTTGTTGTTGTCCAGAGAACATCAAGCCTCCTGA